In the Candidatus Saccharimonas aalborgensis genome, one interval contains:
- a CDS encoding oligosaccharide repeat unit polymerase, protein MLIVTSLLVAVFSCNLLLSAPVSAADAVRNGNTITYNNGSFTQTADIQAGDSRQLPVGTHVFEFQNPQTNKREAIIIDTAQDPTKATSAQYIVYDFNSGQYSNPSPPVAVAIVNGITNNTSSPTPSTCSGSVTNGLGWFICPIVNFLASGMDHLYNALSSFLTVRPVQTSTTNSLYRMWVIVRDIANALFVVAFLVVIYSQISNVGISNYGIKKMLPRLIITAVLVNISYWICALAVDVSNYLGYAIHDMFLGIFNAMSTTENYGNITALSWSSVASAVLSGGTAVTALGLYAKFVVLGGSLPGALYLLIPILVGILMAVLVALLVMAARQALITVLIIVSPLAFVAYILPNTEKYFTKWRELLTTMLLMFPIFAVIFGGSQLAGMAIIQNADSFNLIILGMAVQIAPVAITPMLIKFSGSLLGRIAGMVNNPKAGIMDRTRNWAKERAEQEKARVLAGKGRNNWANRTTRNVNYNRRRREAWKKVNESTYDNLFNDSMEGRRIDTATRQTERDKQRIQHSLDENWHVKIKTDASELEKELSVRLAGDRAKLAGEQIEAAYDELRVGHAPIATPAMQQLAATAFETAEGISLTAIRKSQAEHRLKNQINDELLSNGQVHQRDEHGVIRRDADGKPIFSGQVRAIDGRSLNEYATGIGHKDNVLAGAISEGRSEWGKQAAAAGELMKHFKLESGQYQSLAAKGKGTVIRAVDDSGNVHEFDAGDEYVKEAAIVTQFKEGSYAQKMAILNETGSKVVDTNPDGSVKLDSSGNVVYRKGVNYAHRLSVKSEAIGSGIQRLAPFINDVTFNEIVKGNFNGIDSTNMHAMRQIFEGRIKTDNLAGANFEALDILYKLGSLKRSADPADQAEFARHRSAMFELFEGMYGGTSDPRYQKVVSTFDDKFDKNFAGMLNGTRDILTSPTVGRDTPESSREVMAKALRDAGIVI, encoded by the coding sequence GTGTTGATTGTCACAAGTCTCCTTGTGGCTGTTTTTTCCTGCAATCTCTTGCTTAGTGCCCCTGTTAGCGCCGCCGATGCGGTCCGTAACGGAAACACCATCACCTACAATAACGGCAGTTTCACCCAAACTGCCGATATTCAAGCTGGTGATAGCCGCCAATTACCGGTCGGAACGCACGTCTTTGAATTCCAAAATCCTCAAACCAACAAACGTGAGGCGATTATCATTGACACAGCTCAAGATCCCACCAAGGCAACGAGCGCACAGTACATTGTGTATGATTTCAATTCTGGCCAGTATAGCAATCCTTCACCACCTGTCGCCGTTGCTATCGTCAACGGCATTACAAACAACACCAGTTCTCCCACCCCCAGCACCTGTAGTGGATCAGTCACTAATGGCCTGGGTTGGTTTATCTGTCCGATCGTCAATTTCTTAGCAAGCGGCATGGACCACCTCTATAACGCGTTGTCGTCATTTCTCACCGTCCGCCCAGTCCAAACCTCGACTACTAACTCTCTCTACAGGATGTGGGTAATCGTACGAGATATCGCCAACGCTCTCTTCGTCGTCGCATTTCTGGTTGTTATTTACTCTCAGATATCAAATGTCGGTATCAGCAACTACGGTATCAAAAAAATGTTGCCTCGCCTCATTATCACCGCCGTTCTCGTAAACATCTCATACTGGATCTGCGCACTGGCAGTAGACGTTTCAAATTATCTTGGCTATGCGATTCACGATATGTTCCTTGGTATTTTCAACGCCATGAGCACTACCGAAAACTATGGCAACATCACTGCACTCAGCTGGTCAAGTGTTGCAAGTGCTGTCCTCTCAGGAGGAACAGCGGTCACTGCCTTGGGACTCTACGCTAAGTTTGTCGTCCTCGGCGGTTCACTCCCTGGCGCCCTCTACCTCTTGATACCGATCCTGGTTGGGATATTGATGGCTGTTCTCGTCGCACTCCTGGTAATGGCAGCTCGACAGGCACTCATCACTGTTCTCATCATCGTCTCACCGCTAGCATTTGTCGCCTACATCCTCCCAAATACCGAAAAATACTTCACAAAATGGCGCGAGCTACTCACTACAATGCTCCTGATGTTCCCGATATTTGCCGTCATATTTGGTGGCTCACAACTTGCCGGCATGGCCATCATACAAAACGCCGACTCATTTAACCTCATTATCCTCGGTATGGCCGTTCAGATAGCACCGGTTGCTATTACACCAATGCTCATTAAGTTTAGCGGATCACTCCTTGGGCGCATTGCCGGTATGGTCAATAATCCAAAAGCTGGCATTATGGATCGTACTCGCAACTGGGCAAAGGAGCGGGCCGAGCAAGAAAAAGCCCGCGTACTCGCCGGCAAGGGTCGTAACAACTGGGCAAATCGTACCACACGTAACGTCAACTATAACCGTCGTCGTCGTGAAGCATGGAAAAAAGTAAACGAATCTACCTATGACAACCTCTTTAACGACTCGATGGAAGGTCGACGCATTGATACCGCCACTCGCCAAACTGAACGGGATAAACAGCGTATCCAGCATAGTTTGGACGAAAACTGGCACGTCAAGATAAAAACAGACGCATCAGAGCTTGAAAAGGAACTGAGTGTCCGCTTGGCGGGCGATCGGGCCAAACTTGCCGGCGAACAAATTGAAGCGGCCTACGATGAGCTGCGCGTGGGCCACGCACCTATTGCCACCCCTGCGATGCAGCAACTCGCAGCCACTGCCTTTGAGACAGCCGAGGGAATCTCTCTCACCGCTATCCGAAAATCTCAGGCCGAACACCGACTCAAGAACCAAATCAATGACGAACTACTCAGCAATGGCCAAGTCCACCAGCGCGACGAGCACGGCGTGATTCGCCGCGATGCTGACGGTAAGCCAATCTTTAGCGGTCAGGTCCGCGCTATTGACGGCAGGTCACTCAATGAGTATGCGACCGGAATTGGTCACAAAGACAATGTCCTGGCTGGTGCAATTTCTGAAGGACGCAGTGAGTGGGGCAAGCAAGCCGCTGCGGCTGGTGAATTGATGAAACACTTTAAACTCGAAAGCGGCCAATACCAATCACTTGCGGCAAAGGGTAAGGGGACAGTTATTCGGGCCGTCGACGACAGTGGCAACGTTCACGAATTTGATGCTGGTGACGAATATGTCAAAGAGGCGGCGATCGTTACCCAATTCAAAGAGGGCTCGTACGCTCAAAAGATGGCCATCCTCAACGAAACTGGGTCAAAGGTTGTCGACACCAACCCCGACGGCAGTGTCAAACTTGATAGCTCCGGCAATGTTGTCTACCGCAAGGGTGTCAACTACGCCCATCGACTCTCGGTCAAGAGTGAGGCGATCGGTTCGGGCATCCAACGCCTTGCACCATTTATCAATGACGTTACTTTCAACGAAATTGTCAAAGGTAACTTCAATGGTATTGATAGTACAAATATGCACGCGATGCGCCAGATCTTTGAGGGCCGTATCAAGACCGATAACTTGGCAGGTGCCAACTTTGAAGCACTTGATATCTTGTACAAGCTTGGCTCACTCAAGCGGAGTGCTGACCCCGCCGACCAAGCCGAGTTTGCCCGGCACCGCAGCGCAATGTTTGAGCTCTTCGAGGGGATGTATGGTGGTACCAGTGATCCGCGCTACCAAAAAGTTGTCTCTACCTTCGACGACAAGTTCGACAAGAACTTTGCGGGTATGCTCAATGGTACGCGCGATATCCTCACCAGTCCGACGGTTGGTCGCGACACACCAGAGTCGTCTCGCGAGGTCATGGCAAAAGCACTGCGCGATGCCGGTATCGTCATTTAG
- a CDS encoding pilin, which produces MIRSIYLALSLIVVSITTSFMIASTPVSAACSPDTLLGVPAWYRNLQNGDCSIKFPGNADGDMSRFIWMIVLNILQAALVVVAYIAIFFIIKGGFMYITSAGSTDGMASAKKTITNAIIGLIICIAAASIVNAIAGLIKG; this is translated from the coding sequence ATGATACGTTCTATCTATCTCGCGCTGAGCCTTATCGTTGTCTCTATCACAACATCATTTATGATTGCATCAACTCCCGTAAGTGCTGCCTGCAGCCCCGATACATTGCTTGGGGTCCCAGCGTGGTACCGAAACCTACAAAATGGTGATTGTAGTATCAAGTTCCCCGGAAACGCCGACGGTGATATGTCGCGCTTTATCTGGATGATAGTGCTCAATATCCTCCAGGCGGCACTCGTCGTTGTGGCGTATATTGCGATATTCTTCATCATAAAGGGCGGCTTCATGTATATTACTAGCGCAGGCTCAACCGATGGTATGGCAAGCGCAAAAAAAACAATCACCAATGCAATCATTGGTTTGATCATCTGTATTGCTGCCGCGTCAATCGTTAATGCAATCGCGGGGCTCATAAAGGGATAA
- a CDS encoding pilin encodes MMRTLRRIVTGVAMIAGILIVVPTAGALDLSPICSDPNIPAEQKAGCSVVGENKLGQNGNASLVMNGIRTALIALGSIAVLMIVIGGFKYVTSQGDPNHIKAAKDTILYSVIGLIVAILSFAVVQAVASRFS; translated from the coding sequence ATGATGAGGACTCTTCGACGTATAGTCACTGGGGTGGCAATGATTGCAGGAATACTCATCGTTGTACCGACAGCGGGGGCTCTCGATCTCTCACCCATATGTTCAGACCCAAATATTCCCGCGGAACAAAAGGCTGGCTGTAGTGTAGTGGGTGAAAACAAGCTCGGTCAAAACGGTAATGCATCTCTCGTTATGAATGGGATCAGAACTGCTTTGATAGCATTGGGCTCGATCGCTGTCCTTATGATCGTTATCGGGGGCTTTAAGTATGTCACGTCACAAGGCGATCCGAATCATATCAAGGCAGCAAAAGACACTATTCTCTACTCTGTGATTGGGTTGATCGTGGCGATTCTTTCGTTTGCAGTTGTTCAGGCAGTAGCAAGTAGGTTTAGTTAA
- a CDS encoding pilin, whose protein sequence is MKKVVQATSIIALVVGIGLVVGSTTFAADCTSAATCIGTGANTAGGSGQNGDLGGLIKTVVNTLLYVLGAAAVLMIVIGGIRYVTSQGDPAHIKSAKDTILYSVIGLIVAILAYALVNFVVTNVK, encoded by the coding sequence ATGAAGAAAGTCGTTCAAGCTACCAGCATCATCGCTCTAGTAGTGGGAATAGGTTTAGTTGTTGGATCGACAACGTTTGCCGCTGACTGTACATCCGCCGCGACGTGTATCGGGACGGGTGCAAACACGGCGGGCGGTAGTGGACAGAATGGTGATCTTGGTGGACTCATCAAGACAGTTGTTAATACCCTGTTGTATGTACTTGGTGCTGCCGCAGTCCTTATGATTGTCATTGGTGGTATTCGCTATGTTACCTCGCAGGGCGATCCAGCGCACATTAAATCGGCAAAAGACACCATTCTCTACTCTGTTATTGGGTTGATTGTTGCCATTCTCGCCTACGCGCTTGTCAATTTTGTCGTGACAAATGTGAAATAG
- a CDS encoding pilin, with protein sequence MKLSIKQHLLGLLAVPALVLSVSSAPVFAANNISLSQGAGSAKGDDQTSCLFGTEAGCSGQTPLFKTITNVLLFIIGAVSVIMLIIGGIRYTVSQGDSTAIQNAKNTILYAIVGIVVAILAFALVNFVISNFASANNSTTP encoded by the coding sequence ATGAAGTTATCTATCAAACAGCATCTCCTAGGGCTCTTAGCAGTACCCGCCCTTGTGTTGAGTGTGAGCTCGGCTCCGGTATTCGCAGCCAATAATATCTCACTGAGCCAAGGTGCTGGCTCTGCAAAGGGTGATGACCAAACATCCTGTCTCTTTGGAACAGAGGCGGGCTGTAGTGGTCAGACCCCGCTCTTCAAAACGATTACCAACGTTCTCCTGTTTATCATTGGTGCTGTATCGGTGATTATGCTGATCATTGGCGGTATTCGTTACACTGTCTCTCAGGGTGATAGCACAGCAATCCAAAATGCCAAAAATACGATCTTGTATGCGATCGTCGGTATCGTTGTCGCCATACTTGCCTTTGCCCTTGTCAACTTTGTCATTAGTAACTTCGCATCGGCCAACAACAGTACGACCCCATAA
- a CDS encoding Hsp20/alpha crystallin family protein codes for MARKQNDDLLIEDELAAAFLNDDSVSDDQTSVSPIQSSGDDTAWGEAEDDFPGQLAVDVYETEEQLIVKARTAGVNKEDLDVSISDGILTISGTLSSGDDSHATNWHIQECYWGEFSRTLALPVAVKEDEVAAILKDGVLSITFSKVKQEQAKKITIQ; via the coding sequence ATGGCACGTAAGCAAAACGACGATCTATTGATCGAGGACGAACTAGCTGCTGCATTTTTAAATGACGACAGCGTTTCAGATGATCAGACATCTGTATCACCAATTCAATCTTCAGGTGACGATACTGCCTGGGGAGAAGCCGAGGATGATTTTCCTGGCCAGTTAGCAGTTGATGTATACGAGACCGAGGAACAGCTCATCGTCAAGGCAAGAACAGCTGGCGTCAACAAGGAAGATCTGGATGTCAGTATCAGCGACGGGATTTTAACTATTAGTGGTACGTTGAGTAGCGGTGACGATAGTCACGCAACCAACTGGCACATTCAGGAATGCTATTGGGGCGAATTTAGCCGAACATTGGCCCTTCCCGTGGCCGTAAAGGAGGATGAAGTCGCTGCCATACTTAAAGATGGTGTTCTGAGCATCACGTTTTCAAAGGTGAAACAAGAGCAGGCGAAGAAAATTACTATTCAGTAA
- a CDS encoding ComF family protein, whose product MCLGPVEDRGAHCSRCAAPYVRAWCVAERAGAVKVLIDAFKFDGLRGAAKPLGEFISSALPDLPDNLVIASVPTVSTHIRQRGYDHAALIAREVARQRGVKYQALLKRRTTTVQQGARRKERLKQAEGAFEAVRRIDGGTVLIIDDIFTTGATLHYAATTLLAAGAREVWVAVAARQPLDDPVSL is encoded by the coding sequence ATGTGTCTCGGGCCCGTCGAGGATCGCGGAGCCCACTGCTCACGCTGCGCTGCACCGTATGTGCGTGCCTGGTGTGTTGCTGAACGTGCGGGAGCAGTTAAGGTCCTTATCGATGCATTCAAGTTTGATGGCTTGAGGGGTGCTGCAAAACCACTCGGTGAGTTTATTTCCAGTGCTCTCCCTGACCTGCCTGACAACCTTGTGATTGCCAGTGTTCCCACTGTATCTACCCACATTCGTCAACGCGGTTATGATCATGCTGCCCTCATAGCACGAGAAGTGGCACGGCAGCGTGGCGTAAAATACCAGGCTCTCTTGAAACGGCGAACCACGACAGTTCAGCAAGGGGCACGCAGGAAAGAGCGACTAAAACAAGCGGAGGGGGCGTTTGAGGCTGTTCGCCGTATTGATGGTGGCACAGTTCTTATCATTGACGACATCTTTACAACTGGCGCAACGCTACACTACGCGGCAACAACACTTTTGGCTGCTGGTGCCAGAGAGGTATGGGTGGCGGTGGCTGCTCGTCAACCACTCGACGACCCCGTTTCTCTCTGA
- a CDS encoding bestrophin-like domain has protein sequence MKNLFLVRIRLSTYFIFIFISMTVVSLFLPKAKFDSAALTLFSVNSFLYGFYIAPILSAQKTRIEEMHKIVRAEANAVFALMIAVKRLPDGARERLGVLVREYLSLCIRQRKAAEGEEKYEEIISYCIAYGGESPEAVADILDKVVANQKNRTDFSMQIANKVYSNEWMVMLVLFGVTLSFILLLDTGENVIFRVLAALVSTGLTMLVVILVKMSTLTHKKAKQIWDPYKRLLETNFYRID, from the coding sequence ATGAAAAATCTATTCTTGGTGCGAATTCGCTTATCTACCTATTTTATCTTTATTTTTATCTCGATGACCGTTGTGTCGCTATTTTTACCGAAAGCAAAGTTTGATTCGGCAGCTCTCACCCTATTCTCCGTTAACTCGTTTTTGTATGGGTTTTATATCGCGCCAATCCTTAGTGCTCAGAAAACTCGTATTGAGGAAATGCATAAGATAGTTCGCGCCGAAGCCAACGCGGTTTTTGCACTTATGATTGCCGTAAAGCGTTTGCCAGATGGAGCGAGAGAACGGCTCGGTGTACTAGTAAGAGAGTATTTATCGTTGTGTATAAGACAACGAAAAGCTGCTGAGGGTGAGGAAAAATATGAAGAAATCATTAGCTATTGCATAGCCTATGGGGGTGAATCTCCCGAAGCGGTAGCTGATATCCTAGATAAGGTAGTCGCAAATCAAAAAAACCGTACGGATTTTTCCATGCAGATTGCGAATAAGGTATATTCCAATGAATGGATGGTGATGTTGGTACTATTTGGCGTTACTCTCTCGTTTATATTGCTGCTTGATACGGGCGAAAACGTCATTTTCCGTGTTCTTGCTGCCCTTGTGTCGACCGGACTTACGATGCTAGTTGTTATTCTTGTGAAGATGTCCACCCTCACCCACAAAAAGGCGAAGCAGATTTGGGACCCGTACAAACGATTACTTGAGACAAACTTTTATCGTATTGACTAA
- a CDS encoding pilin: MKRQSLTNYAAVLSATVVVAALNVAQAYAVGSVTQGVDAAHGDQQPSNLFGNAGVFSTISNVLLFIVGAVAVIMIIIGGLRYVVSGGDASQVQAAKNTILYALIGVIVAILAYAAVNFVVASFVPNAATNGQSVTGTSAR; this comes from the coding sequence ATGAAAAGACAATCCCTGACAAACTATGCTGCGGTCTTAAGTGCTACTGTTGTTGTGGCTGCGCTCAATGTTGCACAGGCGTACGCTGTCGGTTCTGTCACTCAAGGGGTGGACGCGGCACACGGTGACCAGCAGCCATCAAATCTTTTTGGAAATGCCGGAGTCTTTTCGACAATCAGCAACGTCCTTCTCTTTATTGTCGGTGCGGTTGCCGTCATTATGATTATCATCGGCGGCTTGCGCTATGTCGTATCTGGAGGCGATGCTTCCCAGGTACAAGCGGCAAAAAATACGATTCTTTATGCGCTTATCGGTGTCATTGTGGCTATTCTCGCCTATGCGGCGGTCAATTTCGTCGTGGCGAGTTTCGTTCCAAATGCCGCAACGAACGGACAGAGCGTTACCGGTACTTCTGCCCGATAA
- a CDS encoding HIT family protein: MEDSIFTKIIKGEIPCHKIYEDEYTFAFLDIHPIQPGQVLVVPKTQIATVWDMPPDEYHHFMDTVLRIGKRLCEVYPDKAKVGLMIEGLEVDHVHAKLFAFSTGEEYRRLPDIAEQPDQSALAREAEKIRIT, translated from the coding sequence ATGGAAGACTCAATCTTTACAAAAATTATTAAAGGGGAGATCCCTTGCCACAAGATATACGAGGATGAATACACCTTCGCCTTCCTCGATATACACCCGATTCAGCCGGGCCAAGTACTTGTGGTACCAAAGACACAAATCGCTACTGTGTGGGATATGCCCCCAGATGAATACCATCATTTTATGGATACGGTACTGCGTATCGGCAAGCGGCTGTGCGAGGTATATCCAGATAAAGCCAAAGTTGGTCTCATGATCGAGGGGCTAGAGGTAGATCATGTTCATGCCAAGCTGTTTGCTTTTTCGACGGGTGAAGAATATCGTCGCTTGCCGGATATAGCTGAACAGCCCGATCAGAGCGCATTGGCGCGCGAAGCGGAAAAGATCCGGATTACATGA
- a CDS encoding 23S rRNA (pseudouridine(1915)-N(3))-methyltransferase RlmH, whose amino-acid sequence MITLVTVGKKHDALLVDAIQRYQQRLRAPWNVKWEVLPHSSMNALKAVQEESRRILKRIQPSDYVILLDENGLPVDSPAMSRVLKQQLASSRHVSIVIGGAYGVSSALKERANSSWSLSPLVFPHQLVRLIIIEQLYRAQSIANHTPYHHD is encoded by the coding sequence ATGATCACCCTCGTTACTGTCGGCAAGAAGCATGATGCCTTACTCGTTGATGCCATACAACGATATCAGCAGCGTCTGAGAGCTCCCTGGAATGTTAAGTGGGAGGTTTTGCCACACAGTTCAATGAACGCGCTAAAAGCCGTTCAGGAAGAGTCTAGGCGCATACTAAAACGTATACAGCCGTCTGATTATGTCATCTTGCTCGACGAAAACGGCTTACCAGTTGATTCCCCCGCTATGTCGCGAGTGCTTAAACAACAACTTGCGAGCTCTCGTCACGTGAGCATCGTGATAGGCGGTGCCTACGGAGTGTCCAGCGCCCTAAAGGAACGTGCCAATAGTAGTTGGTCACTTTCACCGCTTGTATTTCCCCACCAACTGGTACGGCTTATCATCATCGAACAGCTCTACCGTGCTCAATCAATTGCAAATCACACCCCCTATCACCACGATTAG
- a CDS encoding valine--tRNA ligase, which yields MTRPSMNLAKTYTPNDYEPTIYALWESSGVFKAKGQGTPYSIIMPPPNANGNLHVGHALGSALQDILIRYRRMRGDDALYIPGADHAGFETWVVYEKELEKQGKTRFDYTREQLYSQVWNFVDEQRGNMELQLRALGAGVDWNTLVFTLDKKVIDSVYDSFEKMWQDQLIYRSERMVNFCVKHQTSFADIEVVHKNEKGKLWSIAYPTLDKVGEIIVATTRPETMLGDTAIAVHPDDERYKDLIGTKVQLPLIGREIPIIADDYVDRSFGTGAVKITPAHDPNDFAIAERHQLERIQVINYDGTMINVPPQYAGLTAEEARKKVLSALSIEEALRGEQEIEHAVGHCYKCGSIIEPLVKEQWFVKMQELAKNAITAIEKGDISFTPHNKAQVVINYLKELRDWNISRQIPWGIPIPMFHSTTDPETWLFDRRVDETHIDVDGTTYVREEDTLDTWFSSGQWPFITTDYLTNGPLARYFPNAVMETAGDILFAWVARMLMLGLYRTGQVPFRHVYLHGLVLDEKGIKMSKSKGNVINPMETISEYGSDALRMGIVSSRSAAQNQAFSRGKVIAGRNFCNKLWNIARFIEGQVGDSQPTPHPDLHSMADHWIIHRLNQAISTVEQQLDDYRFAEAAETLYHVIWDDVADWYIEVSKIEKHTSMLAWVLDTSLRLAHPFAPFVTETIWQSLNWHSDVLAGAAWPEQKDCNELEAAEFGRLKRLVAETRYVTSELPGNERYSLLYMDDSLVADNAGLIQHLAKLETVEHVDQARGLRLASSGRDAWLDISPEILYEHQTNLEKRLAEARAESEALEKRLANDQYITKAPPELVEQSREQLQAKHSLVERLARELQVISEDSSDSSQL from the coding sequence ATGACCAGACCATCCATGAATCTCGCAAAAACCTACACTCCCAATGATTACGAGCCGACCATTTATGCCCTCTGGGAGTCGTCGGGAGTATTTAAGGCAAAGGGGCAGGGGACACCCTACAGCATCATCATGCCGCCACCGAACGCCAATGGCAACTTGCATGTTGGACATGCACTTGGCAGCGCTCTGCAAGATATCCTGATTCGCTACCGCCGCATGAGAGGTGATGATGCTCTGTATATCCCCGGTGCCGACCATGCTGGCTTTGAAACCTGGGTTGTGTACGAGAAAGAGCTTGAGAAACAGGGGAAAACGCGCTTTGATTACACGCGCGAACAACTGTATAGTCAGGTGTGGAACTTTGTCGACGAACAGCGCGGCAACATGGAACTCCAACTCCGGGCTCTCGGCGCCGGCGTCGATTGGAATACGCTTGTCTTTACCCTCGACAAAAAAGTAATAGATAGTGTCTATGATAGCTTTGAAAAGATGTGGCAAGATCAGTTGATCTACCGCAGCGAACGAATGGTAAACTTCTGTGTCAAGCATCAGACAAGCTTTGCCGACATCGAGGTAGTTCATAAAAACGAGAAAGGGAAGTTGTGGAGCATTGCCTACCCAACACTCGACAAGGTAGGGGAGATTATCGTCGCAACAACCCGCCCCGAGACAATGCTTGGTGACACCGCTATCGCCGTTCACCCCGATGATGAGCGCTACAAGGATCTGATCGGTACAAAAGTGCAACTTCCACTCATTGGTAGAGAAATCCCCATTATTGCCGACGACTACGTCGATAGGTCTTTTGGTACCGGAGCGGTAAAGATTACACCAGCTCATGATCCAAATGATTTCGCTATCGCCGAGCGTCATCAGCTCGAGCGCATCCAGGTCATCAACTACGACGGCACTATGATAAACGTGCCGCCTCAGTACGCTGGGCTCACAGCCGAAGAAGCTCGCAAAAAAGTATTGTCGGCGCTCTCGATTGAGGAAGCACTGCGGGGCGAACAAGAAATCGAACATGCCGTGGGACATTGTTATAAGTGCGGCAGCATCATAGAACCCTTAGTCAAGGAACAGTGGTTTGTAAAGATGCAAGAGCTTGCCAAAAACGCCATTACGGCTATCGAGAAGGGTGATATATCCTTTACCCCACACAACAAAGCTCAAGTGGTTATCAATTATCTCAAGGAACTTCGTGACTGGAATATTAGCCGTCAGATCCCTTGGGGCATCCCAATTCCCATGTTTCACTCAACAACCGATCCAGAGACCTGGCTGTTCGATCGTCGTGTTGACGAAACGCATATTGATGTAGATGGCACGACATATGTGCGCGAGGAGGACACGCTCGATACCTGGTTTAGCAGTGGCCAGTGGCCGTTTATTACCACTGATTATCTGACTAATGGACCGCTCGCTCGCTATTTTCCAAATGCAGTCATGGAAACAGCAGGTGATATCCTCTTTGCCTGGGTCGCCCGTATGCTCATGCTCGGCCTCTACCGAACTGGACAGGTTCCATTTCGCCATGTCTACCTGCACGGCCTTGTTCTTGATGAAAAGGGCATCAAGATGAGCAAAAGTAAGGGAAATGTTATCAACCCCATGGAAACAATCAGTGAATATGGGTCTGACGCACTGCGCATGGGGATCGTCTCTAGCCGTAGCGCCGCTCAAAATCAAGCATTCAGTCGGGGTAAGGTAATTGCCGGACGCAATTTCTGTAACAAATTGTGGAACATTGCACGATTCATTGAGGGTCAAGTAGGGGATTCGCAGCCCACTCCCCACCCAGATCTACATTCGATGGCTGATCATTGGATCATCCATCGACTTAACCAAGCAATCAGCACGGTTGAACAACAGCTTGATGATTACCGCTTCGCAGAGGCCGCCGAAACTCTCTACCACGTGATCTGGGATGATGTCGCTGACTGGTATATAGAGGTCAGCAAGATTGAGAAGCACACCTCAATGCTCGCCTGGGTGCTGGACACTAGCTTACGTCTAGCGCACCCGTTTGCTCCCTTCGTCACCGAAACCATCTGGCAAAGTCTCAACTGGCATAGTGATGTCCTCGCTGGTGCCGCATGGCCAGAGCAAAAGGACTGCAACGAGCTTGAAGCAGCCGAATTTGGGCGTCTCAAACGACTGGTGGCAGAAACACGCTATGTCACTTCAGAACTACCAGGTAATGAGCGCTATAGCCTGCTTTATATGGATGACTCTCTTGTGGCCGACAACGCTGGCCTCATCCAACACCTTGCCAAACTGGAAACTGTTGAACATGTCGATCAGGCCCGGGGTCTACGTCTCGCTAGTAGTGGTCGTGATGCTTGGCTCGACATTTCCCCTGAGATACTATACGAACATCAGACCAATCTCGAAAAACGATTAGCAGAAGCACGTGCCGAAAGTGAAGCGCTCGAAAAACGATTAGCGAACGATCAATATATTACAAAAGCTCCCCCCGAGCTCGTGGAGCAATCACGCGAACAGCTACAAGCCAAGCATTCCCTCGTCGAACGGCTCGCCCGCGAACTCCAGGTTATCTCAGAAGATAGTTCTGATTCTAGTCAATTATAG